Proteins encoded together in one Pseudomonas sp. TCU-HL1 window:
- the fusA gene encoding elongation factor G, with the protein MARTTPINRYRNIGICAHVDAGKTTTTERILFYTGLSHKMGEVHDGAATTDWMVQEQERGITITSAAITTFWEGSRGQYDKYRVNVIDTPGHVDFTIEVERSLRVLDGAVVVFCGTSGVEPQSETVWRQANKYGVPRIVYVNKMDRAGANFLRVVGQIKNRLGHTPVPVQLAIGAEDEFQGQVDLLKMKAIYWNEDDKGTSYREEEIPAELVDLANEWRNNMVEAAAEANEELMNKYLEEGELTIEEIKAGLRQRTIACEIVPAVCGSSFKNKGVPLVLDAVIDFLPAPTEIPAIKGVHPDSTDDNEIHDERPADDGAPFSALAFKIATDPFVGTLTFVRVYSGVLESGQSVINSVKGKKERVGRMVQMHANQRDEIKEVRAGDIAALIGMKDVTTGDTLCDIDKPIILERMDFPEPVISVAVEPKTKADQEKMGIALGKLAQEDPSFRVKTDEETGQTIISGMGELHLDILVDRMKREFGVEANIGKPQVSYRETITKENVEIEGKFVRQSGGRGQFGHCWIRFSAADVDEKGNITEGLVFANEVVGGVIPKEYIPAIQKGIEEQMKNGVVAGYPLIGLKASVFDGSYHDVDSNEMAFKIAASMATKQLAQKGGGKVLEPIMKVEVVTPEDYMGDVMGDLNRRRGLIQGMEDSVSGKVIRAEVPLGEMFGYATDVRSMSQGRASYSMEFSKYAEAPSNVVEALVKKQG; encoded by the coding sequence GTGGCTCGTACAACCCCTATCAACCGCTACCGTAACATCGGTATCTGCGCCCACGTAGACGCCGGTAAGACCACTACCACGGAGCGGATCCTGTTCTACACAGGTCTCAGCCACAAAATGGGTGAGGTGCACGACGGCGCCGCTACTACCGACTGGATGGTGCAGGAGCAAGAGCGTGGTATCACCATTACCTCTGCTGCCATCACCACCTTCTGGGAAGGTTCGCGTGGTCAGTACGACAAGTACCGCGTAAACGTCATCGACACCCCCGGTCACGTGGACTTCACCATTGAGGTGGAGCGTTCTCTGCGTGTGCTGGACGGTGCTGTTGTTGTGTTCTGTGGTACTTCCGGCGTTGAGCCTCAGTCCGAAACCGTATGGCGTCAAGCCAACAAGTACGGCGTTCCGCGTATTGTCTACGTGAACAAGATGGACCGTGCTGGCGCCAACTTCCTGCGCGTGGTCGGTCAGATCAAGAATCGCCTGGGTCACACCCCGGTTCCGGTTCAGTTGGCCATCGGTGCGGAAGACGAGTTCCAGGGGCAGGTCGACCTGCTGAAGATGAAGGCCATCTACTGGAACGAAGACGACAAGGGCACCTCTTATCGCGAGGAAGAGATTCCCGCTGAGCTGGTGGACCTGGCCAACGAGTGGCGCAACAACATGGTTGAGGCTGCTGCTGAGGCCAACGAAGAGCTGATGAACAAGTACCTGGAAGAAGGTGAGCTGACGATCGAGGAGATCAAGGCCGGCCTGCGTCAGCGTACTATCGCCTGCGAAATCGTTCCGGCTGTCTGCGGTTCCTCTTTCAAGAACAAGGGCGTGCCGCTGGTTCTTGACGCTGTCATCGACTTCCTGCCGGCTCCGACCGAGATCCCTGCGATCAAGGGCGTTCACCCGGACAGCACCGACGACAACGAAATCCACGACGAGCGTCCTGCAGACGATGGCGCGCCGTTCTCTGCGCTGGCGTTCAAGATCGCTACCGACCCGTTCGTCGGTACCCTGACCTTCGTTCGTGTCTACTCGGGCGTTCTGGAGTCTGGCCAGTCGGTCATCAACTCCGTGAAGGGTAAAAAAGAGCGCGTTGGTCGTATGGTGCAGATGCACGCCAACCAGCGTGACGAGATCAAAGAAGTGCGCGCGGGCGACATCGCTGCGTTGATCGGCATGAAGGATGTCACCACTGGTGACACTCTGTGCGACATCGACAAGCCGATCATCCTTGAGCGCATGGACTTCCCGGAGCCTGTCATCTCGGTAGCTGTTGAGCCGAAGACTAAAGCTGACCAGGAGAAGATGGGTATCGCCCTCGGCAAGCTGGCCCAGGAAGACCCGTCGTTCCGCGTCAAGACCGACGAAGAAACCGGCCAGACCATCATTTCTGGCATGGGTGAGCTGCACCTGGATATCCTCGTCGATCGCATGAAGCGCGAGTTCGGCGTCGAGGCCAACATCGGCAAGCCGCAGGTTTCCTACCGCGAAACCATCACCAAGGAAAATGTCGAGATCGAAGGCAAGTTCGTTCGTCAGTCCGGTGGTCGTGGTCAGTTCGGTCACTGCTGGATTCGTTTCTCGGCTGCCGATGTGGACGAGAAAGGCAACATCACTGAGGGTCTGGTGTTCGCCAACGAAGTCGTGGGTGGTGTGATTCCGAAGGAATACATTCCTGCGATCCAGAAGGGCATCGAGGAGCAGATGAAGAACGGCGTTGTCGCCGGCTACCCGCTCATCGGCCTGAAGGCTTCCGTGTTCGATGGTTCCTACCACGACGTCGACTCCAACGAGATGGCGTTCAAGATCGCTGCCTCCATGGCGACCAAGCAGCTGGCCCAGAAGGGCGGCGGTAAAGTGCTTGAGCCGATCATGAAGGTAGAGGTGGTGACCCCCGAGGACTACATGGGTGACGTGATGGGTGACCTGAACCGTCGTCGTGGCCTGATTCAGGGGATGGAAGACAGCGTTTCCGGTAAGGTAATTCGTGCCGAGGTTCCGCTGGGCGAGATGTTCGGTTATGCGACCGACGTGCGTTCCATGTCCCAGGGTCGCGCGAGCTACTCCATGGAATTCTCCAAATACGCCGAAGCTCCGTCGAACGTCGTCGAAGCACTGGTTAAAAAACAAGGTTGA